The following proteins are encoded in a genomic region of Galbibacter sp. BG1:
- a CDS encoding gliding motility-associated C-terminal domain-containing protein → MILILCGSFSLKAEKETLANKKAPYTFKVKETIKHISCVLNGVSSNDGAIDLLVKNYSGTLRFEWSTNDGSGLNPSAQNQKNLSEGRYTVKIYENGNRIFKKTYAVCKYPNFDVSVSKTDNYCYNAAEGTISIDASGGNPPYAFSIDGGQSFQNDPDFEQLKKGTYHVVVKDNRLCVYEEDIKISQGAYFSVHHPGDLTIDSCLSQEEVNTQFAEWLDLFHYNGGTKPVVEEFKNDVAPNSCGGSVTVTYIATDDCNVRKECSATFTVTPPEPISLDTEAQNTSTECDRDSESVFQDWLTNNGYAEVTGSCNNLTWSNNYNECVWQTICGNTKYIEVTFKITNGCEKVKTKARFTIEDTQAPMFVEALPQDVTLNCSEIPQPETLTATDNCDTNIEVVFSEETNQNDCGTASIIRTWTATDCSNNSISHIQTITIQDTQAPIFVEALPQDATLNCSEIPQPETITATDNCDTNIEVVFSEETNQNDCGTASIIRTWTATDCSNNSISHSQTITIEDTQAPIFVEALPQDVTLICSDIPQPETLTATDNCDTNIKVVFSEETNQNDCGTASIIRTWTATDCSNNSISHTQNITIEDNQTPMFVEALPQDVTLNCSNIPQPETLTATDNCDTNIEVVFTEENNQNDCGTASIIRSWTATDCSNNSISHIQTITIEDNQPPMFVEALPQDVTLSCSDIPQPETLTATDNCDTNVEVVFSEETNQNDCGTASIIRTWTATDCSNNSISHSQTITIEDNQPPMFVEALPQDVTLSCSDIPQPETLTATDNCDTNVEVVFSEETNQNDCGTASIIRTWTATDCSNNSISHSQTITIEDTQSPMFVEALPQDISASCGEIPIAATLTAIDNCGNAIPVVFSEENTGDDCNRIIKRTWSVVDCYNNSSSHTQTIMIQDIEKPELISDLDTEITVFNNNIPEIPNLNFQDNCDPDVTISFEEISNFISEVENYEITRTWTVTDNCGNESIFIQTIFVRPMPSPAPPPSIDPVRVCVEDAVLDLQTFIPETYSTDGSWEVVLGNTSVNQGIFNPNSSALGFYEIVYTPTEANRFEISINIEVHDECVVLPCNSIENIMISKTITPNGDAYNEFFTVSGLDECGFKMMLEVFNRWGNIVYKSNDYQNDWNGYSNTGIGNANLIPTGTYFYVLTLIDSGFDPIKGYFYAGTSSK, encoded by the coding sequence TTGATATTAATACTTTGTGGTTCCTTTTCGTTGAAAGCTGAAAAGGAAACTTTAGCAAATAAAAAAGCACCCTACACTTTTAAGGTTAAAGAAACCATTAAACATATTAGTTGTGTATTGAATGGCGTATCTTCTAATGACGGAGCTATCGATCTCTTAGTAAAAAACTATTCAGGTACTTTACGCTTTGAATGGTCGACAAACGACGGCAGCGGATTGAATCCCAGTGCCCAAAACCAAAAGAATTTAAGCGAGGGGCGTTACACAGTAAAAATCTACGAAAATGGCAATCGTATCTTCAAGAAAACATATGCGGTCTGCAAGTACCCAAATTTTGATGTTTCTGTCTCTAAAACCGACAATTACTGTTACAATGCTGCAGAAGGAACAATTTCAATAGATGCTTCCGGTGGAAATCCTCCCTATGCCTTTTCGATTGATGGTGGCCAATCGTTTCAAAATGATCCAGATTTCGAACAACTCAAAAAAGGGACATATCACGTGGTGGTTAAAGACAACAGATTATGTGTTTACGAAGAAGATATAAAAATTTCCCAAGGGGCTTATTTTTCAGTGCATCATCCTGGCGACCTTACTATCGATAGTTGCCTCAGCCAAGAGGAGGTAAACACGCAGTTTGCAGAATGGTTGGATTTATTTCATTACAACGGCGGCACAAAACCTGTTGTGGAAGAGTTTAAAAACGATGTGGCGCCAAATAGTTGTGGTGGAAGCGTTACGGTTACTTATATAGCTACAGACGATTGCAATGTGCGCAAAGAGTGCTCAGCGACGTTTACCGTAACCCCTCCAGAGCCCATCAGCTTGGATACCGAAGCTCAAAATACTAGTACTGAATGTGATAGAGATTCCGAAAGTGTATTTCAAGATTGGTTGACTAATAATGGGTATGCTGAAGTTACCGGAAGCTGTAACAACCTTACGTGGAGCAACAATTACAATGAGTGTGTTTGGCAAACGATTTGCGGAAATACTAAATATATTGAAGTTACTTTTAAGATTACCAATGGTTGTGAAAAAGTAAAAACCAAAGCCAGGTTCACCATAGAAGACACGCAAGCGCCTATGTTTGTAGAAGCATTGCCACAGGATGTGACCCTCAATTGTTCGGAAATCCCACAACCCGAAACACTTACCGCCACCGATAACTGCGATACCAATATTGAAGTGGTTTTTTCAGAAGAAACCAATCAAAATGACTGCGGAACCGCTTCGATCATCAGAACTTGGACTGCTACCGATTGCTCTAACAATTCAATCAGCCACATTCAAACCATTACAATTCAAGACACGCAAGCACCAATTTTTGTAGAGGCATTGCCACAGGATGCGACCCTCAATTGTTCGGAAATCCCACAACCCGAAACCATTACCGCCACCGATAATTGCGATACCAATATTGAAGTTGTCTTTTCAGAAGAAACCAATCAAAATGACTGTGGAACCGCTTCTATCATCAGGACTTGGACCGCCACCGATTGCTCTAACAATTCAATATCCCATTCGCAAACCATTACCATTGAAGACACGCAAGCGCCTATATTTGTAGAAGCATTGCCACAGGATGTGACCCTCATTTGTTCTGACATCCCACAACCCGAAACACTTACCGCCACCGATAATTGCGATACCAATATTAAAGTTGTCTTTTCAGAAGAAACCAATCAAAATGACTGCGGAACCGCTTCGATCATCAGGACTTGGACAGCGACCGATTGCTCCAACAATTCGATATCCCATACGCAAAACATTACCATTGAAGACAACCAAACGCCTATGTTTGTAGAAGCATTGCCACAGGATGTGACCCTCAATTGTTCTAACATCCCACAACCCGAAACCCTTACCGCCACCGATAATTGCGATACCAATATTGAAGTTGTCTTTACGGAAGAAAACAATCAAAATGACTGCGGAACCGCTTCGATCATCAGGAGCTGGACCGCCACCGATTGCTCTAACAATTCGATCAGCCACATTCAAACCATTACCATTGAAGACAACCAACCGCCTATGTTTGTAGAAGCATTGCCACAGGATGTGACCCTCAGTTGTTCTGACATCCCACAACCCGAAACACTTACCGCCACCGATAACTGCGATACCAATGTTGAAGTGGTTTTTTCAGAAGAAACCAATCAAAATGACTGCGGAACCGCTTCTATCATCAGGACTTGGACCGCCACCGATTGCTCTAACAATTCAATATCCCATTCGCAAACCATTACTATTGAAGACAACCAACCGCCTATGTTTGTAGAAGCATTGCCACAGGATGTGACCCTCAGTTGTTCTGACATCCCACAACCCGAAACACTTACCGCCACCGATAACTGCGATACCAATGTTGAAGTGGTTTTTTCAGAAGAAACCAATCAAAATGACTGCGGAACCGCTTCTATCATCAGGACTTGGACCGCCACCGATTGCTCTAACAATTCAATATCCCATTCGCAAACCATTACTATTGAAGACACACAATCACCAATGTTTGTAGAAGCATTGCCTCAGGACATAAGTGCAAGCTGCGGAGAGATTCCAATTGCAGCTACTTTGACTGCGATCGACAATTGTGGAAATGCTATTCCGGTAGTTTTTTCAGAAGAAAATACAGGTGATGATTGCAATAGAATTATTAAAAGAACTTGGTCTGTAGTAGATTGTTACAATAATAGTAGCTCCCATACCCAAACCATAATGATTCAAGATATAGAAAAACCGGAATTGATAAGTGATCTGGACACGGAAATAACAGTGTTTAACAATAACATCCCAGAAATCCCCAATCTTAATTTTCAAGATAATTGTGATCCTGATGTGACGATAAGCTTTGAAGAAATTTCAAATTTTATTTCCGAGGTAGAAAACTATGAAATTACCAGAACGTGGACGGTAACAGACAATTGTGGCAACGAATCTATTTTTATTCAAACCATTTTTGTACGCCCTATGCCAAGTCCGGCTCCTCCGCCATCCATAGACCCAGTTAGGGTTTGTGTTGAAGATGCCGTTCTGGATTTACAAACCTTCATTCCGGAAACTTACTCAACGGATGGTAGCTGGGAAGTTGTATTGGGAAATACTTCCGTTAATCAAGGGATTTTTAACCCTAATTCCAGCGCTTTGGGATTTTATGAAATCGTTTACACACCTACGGAAGCAAATAGATTTGAGATTTCCATAAACATAGAAGTACATGATGAATGCGTGGTACTCCCCTGTAATTCCATCGAAAACATTATGATTTCTAAAACCATCACTCCCAACGGCGACGCATACAACGAATTTTTTACGGTAAGTGGCTTAGACGAATGCGGCTTCAAAATGATGTTGGAAGTTTTTAACCGTTGGGGAAATATTGTTTATAAATCCAACGATTACCAAAACGACTGGAACGGGTACAGCAATACCGGTATCGGCAATGCCAACCTCATCCCAACCGGAACTTATTTTTATGTTTTAACCCTCATAGATAGCGGATTTGATCCCATTAAAGGATATTTCTACGCTGGAACCAGCTCCAAATAA
- a CDS encoding SixA phosphatase family protein, which yields MRHGKSSWDYDVQDKDRPLQERGINDAILVSRHVKDQFKTPDAIFASPANRALHTCMIFVRECNIELSKVKITDEVYDFDGDSVIRFMKKLDESYKNVMIFGHNHAFTSISNIFGNKSIDNLPTSGLVSLTFDVDKWEDITSGSTERIIFPKQLK from the coding sequence ATGAGACACGGGAAATCATCTTGGGATTACGATGTACAGGATAAAGATCGCCCTTTACAAGAGCGGGGTATAAATGATGCCATCTTGGTTTCTAGACATGTTAAAGACCAATTTAAAACACCTGATGCTATTTTTGCCAGTCCCGCCAATCGAGCATTACATACATGTATGATATTTGTACGTGAGTGCAATATTGAACTTTCTAAAGTAAAAATTACAGATGAGGTATATGATTTCGATGGCGATTCTGTAATCCGTTTTATGAAGAAATTGGATGAAAGCTATAAAAACGTTATGATTTTTGGTCATAATCATGCATTCACGTCAATTTCTAATATCTTTGGGAATAAATCCATCGATAACCTTCCAACATCTGGACTAGTTAGTTTAACTTTTGATGTTGATAAATGGGAGGATATTACAAGTGGATCAACAGAACGAATTATTTTTCCAAAGCAGCTTAAATAA
- the ppk1 gene encoding polyphosphate kinase 1 produces MNEVKNQYINREISWLYFNARVLQEAEDTTVPLIERLRFLGIFSNNLDEFFKVRYATVKRIALSGKTGKSVLGGSRAKDLMEDITQIVINHQTESLRILRDIEKELEAQNIYRVKENEVTPQHSEFIKNYFYEKVSPALVTIMLSDLDELPNLKDSAGYLAVKMVMKEQKPNEGVKGIFVPKSKEVRYALLEIPKTVERFVVLPSQGEKQYIIILDDLIRYCMGSIFNIFDYESLSAHMIKITRDAELDIDSDLSKSFMEKISSSVKGRRISEPVRFVYDKEIEKDTLKFLKDKMGIDNTDSVIPGGRYHNRRDYMGFPSLGRADLMYKKFPPLPVNGLTHDGSLFEAIAKKDYLQYAPYHTFSNVIKFLREAAIDPKVKSIKITVYRLARNSQVASSLINAVKNGKEVTVQIELQARFDEEANIEYAEQLQSEGVKLIFGVQGLKVHSKICLIERIENNKTKRYGFISTGNFNEATAKIYTDYTLFTAHQPILKELNKVFDFFETNYKINKYKHLIVSPHYTKKVFTQLINNEIANAKAGKEAYIKIKMNSFTSYKMVDKLYEASRNGVKIQMIVRGTCCLIPGVPGMSENIEAISIVDRFLEHTRLFVFANGGDTKCYISSADWMTRNLDFRVEVGCPIYDEDIKQELIETFDICWSDNVKARVFSERQDNAYRKNKGAKFRSQFETYEYYLKKQILNK; encoded by the coding sequence ATGAACGAAGTAAAGAATCAATACATAAATAGAGAAATCAGCTGGTTGTATTTTAACGCCAGGGTATTACAGGAAGCAGAAGATACAACCGTCCCCCTTATTGAGCGACTTCGGTTTTTAGGGATTTTTTCAAACAATCTGGATGAATTTTTCAAGGTTCGGTACGCTACCGTAAAACGTATTGCTTTATCGGGAAAAACAGGGAAAAGTGTGTTGGGAGGCTCGCGGGCCAAAGACCTAATGGAAGATATTACGCAAATCGTAATTAACCATCAAACAGAAAGTTTACGTATTCTTCGCGATATAGAAAAAGAGCTGGAAGCTCAAAATATTTACCGTGTTAAGGAAAATGAAGTCACGCCGCAACATAGCGAATTCATTAAAAACTACTTTTACGAAAAAGTGAGTCCGGCTTTGGTAACCATTATGCTTAGTGATTTAGACGAGCTGCCCAACCTAAAGGATAGCGCAGGCTACTTGGCGGTAAAAATGGTGATGAAAGAGCAAAAACCTAATGAAGGGGTAAAAGGGATATTTGTACCCAAATCGAAAGAGGTGCGCTATGCTCTTTTGGAAATTCCGAAAACGGTGGAGCGCTTTGTAGTATTGCCAAGTCAGGGAGAAAAACAGTACATTATTATTCTGGACGATCTTATTCGCTATTGTATGGGTAGCATTTTTAATATTTTTGATTATGAGTCGCTTTCTGCACACATGATTAAAATTACTAGGGATGCCGAATTGGATATTGATAGTGATTTGAGTAAAAGCTTTATGGAAAAAATATCTTCCAGCGTTAAAGGCAGAAGAATTAGTGAGCCTGTAAGATTTGTTTATGATAAAGAGATTGAAAAGGATACCTTAAAATTCCTGAAGGATAAAATGGGTATCGATAATACCGATAGCGTAATTCCAGGCGGTAGGTACCATAACCGTAGGGATTATATGGGATTTCCTAGCTTGGGAAGAGCCGATTTAATGTACAAGAAATTCCCTCCATTACCAGTGAACGGTCTCACACACGATGGGAGTTTGTTTGAAGCTATCGCCAAAAAAGACTATCTGCAATATGCCCCTTACCATACATTCTCCAACGTCATCAAGTTTTTACGCGAAGCGGCGATCGATCCAAAAGTTAAATCCATTAAAATTACGGTCTATCGTTTGGCTAGAAATTCCCAAGTTGCGAGTTCGCTTATTAACGCTGTAAAAAACGGGAAAGAAGTAACGGTACAAATTGAATTACAGGCAAGGTTTGATGAAGAGGCTAATATTGAATATGCCGAACAATTACAATCAGAAGGTGTAAAACTTATTTTTGGGGTTCAAGGACTCAAAGTGCACAGTAAAATTTGTTTGATAGAGCGTATAGAGAACAATAAAACCAAGCGATATGGTTTTATAAGCACTGGAAACTTTAATGAAGCCACGGCCAAAATCTATACGGATTATACACTTTTTACCGCTCATCAACCTATATTGAAAGAACTGAATAAAGTTTTCGATTTTTTCGAGACGAACTACAAAATTAATAAATACAAACACCTTATTGTTTCACCACATTATACCAAGAAAGTTTTTACCCAGCTTATCAATAATGAAATTGCCAATGCGAAAGCTGGAAAAGAAGCTTATATAAAAATTAAAATGAACAGCTTTACCAGCTATAAAATGGTAGATAAGCTTTACGAAGCGAGTAGGAATGGAGTTAAAATCCAAATGATTGTACGGGGAACGTGTTGTTTAATTCCTGGGGTGCCGGGTATGAGCGAAAATATTGAAGCCATAAGTATTGTAGATCGATTTTTAGAACACACCAGACTCTTTGTTTTTGCCAATGGAGGGGATACCAAATGCTACATTTCTTCTGCGGACTGGATGACACGTAATTTAGACTTTCGTGTAGAGGTAGGTTGCCCAATTTACGATGAAGACATTAAGCAAGAATTAATAGAAACATTCGATATTTGTTGGAGTGATAATGTAAAAGCCAGGGTTTTTTCTGAAAGGCAAGACAATGCCTATCGAAAAAATAAGGGTGCCAAGTTTAGATCCCAATTCGAAACTTACGAATACTATCTTAAAAAACAGATTCTTAATAAATAA
- a CDS encoding Ppx/GppA phosphatase family protein — protein MKIRKFAAIDIGSNAIRLLINNVIEYEGRETQFKKSSLVRVPVRLGQDSFTVGEISKQNSDRMIDTMKAFKFLMKVHGVEKYMACATSAMREANNGNELVETIKNKSGVEIEIIDGKKEAAIIASTDLHTLIDKDKTYLYIDVGGGSTEFTIFSHGKIIASKSYKIGTVRLLNEMISAETWKDIEKWIKYHSKKHKSIEIIGSGGNINKLFKMSGRKPGEPLSYIYLNAQYQFLQEMSYEDRISELGLNPDRADVIIPASRIYLNASKWSGAKKIHVPKIGLSDGIIKLLYNLEKEDARYASLKD, from the coding sequence ATGAAAATTAGGAAGTTTGCTGCAATCGATATAGGGTCTAATGCCATTCGATTACTGATCAATAATGTTATTGAATATGAAGGTAGGGAAACACAATTCAAAAAGAGTTCTTTAGTTCGGGTTCCGGTGCGTTTAGGGCAAGATTCCTTTACGGTTGGTGAAATATCCAAACAGAATTCCGATCGTATGATAGATACCATGAAGGCTTTTAAATTTTTAATGAAAGTACATGGCGTCGAAAAATATATGGCGTGTGCCACTTCCGCCATGCGTGAGGCAAATAATGGAAATGAATTGGTGGAAACCATTAAAAACAAATCTGGGGTAGAAATTGAAATAATAGATGGGAAAAAAGAAGCTGCCATCATTGCTTCTACAGATCTGCATACCCTTATTGATAAAGATAAAACCTACTTATATATAGATGTGGGAGGGGGAAGTACAGAGTTTACTATTTTCAGCCATGGAAAAATAATAGCTTCCAAATCTTATAAAATAGGTACGGTAAGATTGTTGAATGAAATGATTTCCGCAGAAACTTGGAAGGATATAGAGAAATGGATTAAATACCATTCCAAGAAACATAAAAGCATTGAAATAATAGGTTCTGGTGGAAACATCAATAAGCTTTTTAAAATGTCGGGAAGGAAACCGGGGGAGCCTTTATCTTATATTTATTTAAATGCACAGTATCAATTCCTGCAGGAAATGAGCTATGAAGATAGAATTTCAGAATTGGGATTGAACCCAGATAGGGCAGATGTAATTATTCCTGCTTCCCGTATTTACCTCAATGCTTCCAAATGGAGCGGCGCAAAAAAAATCCACGTTCCCAAAATTGGTCTTTCCGATGGAATTATAAAACTACTTTATAACCTTGAAAAAGAAGATGCTAGATATGCGTCTCTAAAGGATTAA
- a CDS encoding DUF3307 domain-containing protein — translation MELFLKLFLAHLLGDFTFQSKKWVLDKEEKKLRSGKLYFHTLIHIVLAFLFIWDLSLWYIPLIVGITHFLIDAAKLSLQTARTKRLLFFLDQLLHIAVIICISLLQTSTKIDFSNIFNSELLLLFCAVVFLTEPASILIKTIISVYTPKTEMDKGDSLENAGKYIGMLERLLVFTFIATNHWEGVGFLIAAKSIFRFSDLTEAKDRKLTEYILIGTLLSFGIAIVTSLLYISEVFHL, via the coding sequence ATGGAGTTATTCTTAAAACTATTTTTAGCACACCTATTGGGGGATTTCACCTTTCAATCCAAAAAATGGGTCCTTGATAAGGAGGAGAAAAAACTTAGATCCGGCAAACTCTATTTTCATACCCTCATTCACATTGTTTTGGCATTCTTATTTATTTGGGACCTCAGCTTGTGGTACATTCCATTGATTGTCGGGATTACACACTTTTTAATAGATGCGGCAAAATTGTCCCTTCAAACAGCCCGGACAAAAAGATTATTGTTTTTTCTTGATCAGCTGCTGCACATTGCCGTTATTATTTGCATAAGTTTATTGCAAACTTCAACTAAAATAGATTTCAGCAATATTTTTAACAGTGAACTACTGTTGCTTTTTTGTGCGGTTGTATTTTTAACGGAACCTGCCTCAATTTTAATTAAAACCATTATCTCGGTCTACACCCCTAAAACCGAAATGGACAAAGGCGACTCTTTGGAAAATGCCGGAAAATACATAGGTATGCTCGAACGCCTTTTGGTTTTTACCTTTATTGCCACCAATCATTGGGAAGGAGTTGGTTTTTTAATAGCTGCCAAATCCATTTTTAGGTTTAGCGACCTTACCGAGGCCAAAGACCGTAAGCTTACCGAATACATTCTTATTGGGACATTACTAAGTTTTGGTATCGCTATTGTTACTTCCTTACTTTATATTTCTGAAGTGTTCCATTTATAA
- a CDS encoding SatD family protein, with amino-acid sequence MTSVITGDIINSRKTNNPEKWLAVLKEAFNSLAPSKKYWEIYRGDSFQIEIGNISNSFLAAILIKSTIKSIKELDVRMAIGIGDKTHEGQTILESNGSAFVNSGIQFEQLKQQKVNLAVLTPNDIINEELNLYFKLASIAMDNWTKSSAEIVKVSIQNPNLSQEELGNLIGIKQSAVSERIKRAALDEILELDTMYQKKIKTLQNT; translated from the coding sequence ATGACGAGTGTAATTACAGGTGATATTATTAATTCGAGAAAAACCAACAATCCAGAAAAGTGGCTTGCGGTTTTAAAAGAGGCTTTTAACTCTCTAGCGCCTTCCAAAAAATATTGGGAAATATACCGTGGCGATAGTTTTCAAATAGAGATTGGCAACATTTCCAATTCTTTCCTGGCCGCTATTTTAATAAAATCGACCATAAAATCCATAAAGGAACTAGATGTACGCATGGCTATTGGTATTGGCGACAAAACCCATGAAGGACAAACGATATTGGAATCTAATGGAAGTGCTTTTGTAAACTCGGGAATACAATTTGAACAATTAAAACAACAAAAAGTTAATCTGGCTGTTTTAACACCGAATGACATCATCAATGAAGAGCTCAACCTTTATTTTAAATTGGCTTCGATAGCTATGGACAATTGGACCAAAAGTTCAGCTGAAATTGTAAAGGTCTCCATACAAAACCCTAATTTATCCCAAGAAGAACTGGGAAATCTCATTGGTATAAAACAAAGTGCCGTAAGTGAGCGTATAAAAAGAGCTGCACTAGATGAAATCCTGGAACTTGACACCATGTACCAAAAGAAAATAAAAACCCTACAAAACACATAA
- a CDS encoding acyl-CoA thioesterase: MTPKLKPVSASRVEISELMLPSHSNFSGKIHGGFILSLLDQIAFACASKHCGSYCVTASVDTVDFLKPIEIGELVTMKASVNFVGNTFIVIGIRVEAENIQTGAVKHCNSSYFTMVAKDDEGKSVKVPGLILESEKDLKRFFKSIKRNQLRKERHDYSNELEYTVNELIHELEGYNVQIKL; encoded by the coding sequence ATGACACCAAAACTCAAGCCCGTTAGCGCTTCCCGTGTAGAAATTTCTGAATTAATGCTACCCTCCCATTCCAATTTTAGTGGAAAAATTCATGGAGGGTTTATTTTATCATTATTGGACCAAATTGCGTTTGCATGCGCCTCTAAACACTGTGGTTCTTACTGTGTAACGGCTTCTGTGGATACGGTGGATTTTTTAAAGCCCATTGAAATCGGCGAATTGGTAACTATGAAGGCCTCTGTTAATTTTGTAGGGAATACTTTTATTGTTATAGGTATTCGGGTGGAAGCAGAAAACATCCAAACAGGGGCTGTTAAACATTGTAATTCTTCCTATTTTACAATGGTAGCCAAGGATGATGAAGGTAAGAGCGTAAAAGTTCCAGGACTTATCTTAGAATCTGAAAAAGACCTAAAACGATTTTTTAAAAGCATCAAACGAAATCAATTGCGTAAAGAACGGCACGATTATTCAAACGAATTGGAATATACCGTTAACGAACTTATTCACGAATTGGAAGGCTATAATGTTCAAATAAAATTATAA
- a CDS encoding DNA recombination protein RmuC — protein sequence MTENLLLILVAFIFAGFGIFIGVYIQKLKSSNNQGAFEARENQLLQNIAALKADMEKEVLKKEKIRQEKDSLAIQLSRKEVDFENLLERNREQKAEVEKLQEKFTKDFQILANRILEEKSEKFTLQNKENIKNILNPLQEKIQHFEKRVEDSNKESITRHSALQEQLRYLKDLNQQITKEASNLTKALKGDTKMQGNWGELVLERVLEKSGLEKGSEYTVQNSFTTDEGKRVLPDVVIHLPDNKKMIVDSKVSLIAYERYVNEENEELRPALLKEHVNSIKKHVDQLSAKNYHDLYKIESPDFVLLFIPLEPAFATASQQEPQLYNLAFEKNIVIVTPSTLLATLRTIDSMWQNDKQHKNALDIATQAGRLYDQFKNLLDDLEKVGKQLQTVQNTYSSSMTKLTGKGNLLGRVEKLKKLGAKASKQIDQKWIKRASEDEDLEELPRPDNRLL from the coding sequence ATGACTGAAAATCTTCTTTTAATACTGGTTGCTTTTATATTCGCCGGATTTGGCATATTTATAGGGGTCTATATTCAGAAATTAAAAAGCAGCAATAACCAAGGGGCTTTTGAAGCTCGGGAAAATCAACTTCTACAAAACATAGCAGCCTTAAAAGCCGATATGGAAAAAGAAGTGCTTAAGAAAGAGAAAATTCGGCAAGAAAAAGATTCCTTGGCCATTCAACTTTCACGTAAAGAAGTGGATTTTGAAAATCTGTTGGAAAGAAATAGAGAGCAAAAAGCTGAAGTTGAGAAGCTTCAGGAAAAATTTACTAAAGATTTTCAAATATTGGCCAATCGCATTTTGGAGGAAAAATCAGAAAAGTTTACACTTCAGAATAAAGAAAACATCAAGAATATTTTAAATCCGCTTCAGGAAAAAATTCAACATTTCGAAAAACGTGTAGAAGACAGTAATAAAGAAAGTATTACCCGCCATTCTGCTTTGCAGGAGCAGTTAAGATATTTAAAAGACCTCAACCAGCAGATTACCAAGGAAGCTTCCAATTTAACCAAAGCCTTAAAAGGCGACACTAAAATGCAGGGAAATTGGGGAGAATTGGTTTTGGAAAGGGTTTTAGAAAAGTCTGGTCTTGAAAAAGGAAGTGAGTATACCGTACAGAATAGTTTTACAACCGATGAAGGAAAACGTGTATTGCCCGATGTGGTGATCCACCTTCCAGATAATAAAAAAATGATTGTAGACTCGAAAGTTTCCCTTATTGCTTATGAGCGTTATGTGAATGAGGAAAATGAAGAATTGAGACCTGCTTTGCTGAAGGAACATGTGAATTCCATTAAAAAACACGTTGACCAACTAAGCGCCAAAAACTATCACGATTTGTATAAAATTGAGAGTCCAGATTTTGTATTGCTATTTATCCCTTTAGAACCAGCCTTTGCTACAGCTTCCCAACAGGAACCCCAACTGTACAACTTAGCTTTTGAGAAAAATATTGTAATTGTTACTCCTTCTACGCTTCTAGCGACCTTGCGTACCATAGACAGTATGTGGCAGAACGATAAGCAACATAAAAATGCATTGGATATTGCCACGCAAGCCGGAAGACTTTACGATCAATTTAAAAACCTTTTGGACGATTTGGAAAAAGTTGGGAAACAGCTGCAAACCGTACAAAACACCTATAGTAGCTCTATGACCAAACTTACGGGTAAGGGAAACCTTTTAGGGCGTGTTGAAAAACTCAAAAAACTCGGAGCGAAAGCCAGTAAGCAAATAGACCAAAAATGGATTAAAAGAGCTTCGGAAGATGAGGATCTTGAGGAATTACCAAGACCAGATAATAGATTGCTCTAA